A genomic segment from Polyangium mundeleinium encodes:
- the acs gene encoding acetate--CoA ligase: MSNEAIESLLKETRRFDPPAEFAARARITSREAYDALYRESLDDPDTFWRREAKDLVFRTPWTQTVEWNLPHAKWFQGATLNISESCLDRHMSTPTRNKAAIIWEGEYGETRTLTYAQLYRETVLFADALAKLGVEKGDRVAIYMGMVPEVAVAMLACARLGAVHTVIFGGFAADAIRDRVQDCQAKVVITQDGGYRRGHVLELKSTVDKALAQPEAASVQKTVVLRHLGAEKCPVTMVEGRDVWWHDIVDPNGHARREATIVDAEHPLFILYTSGSTGKPKGVLHTTAGYLVGTHVTTKYVFDLRDDDVYWCTADVGWVTGHSYIVYGPLSNGATCLLYEGAPNFPDWGRFWRLIERHGVTILYTAPTAIRAFMRQGDDWPKKSDLSSLRLLGSVGEPINPEAWIWYHKNVGGERCPIVDTWWQTETGSILMTTLPGAASAKPGSTGLPMFGVVPDVVTKEGTSVGANAGGMLVLRQPWPSMLRTVWGDDERFRKQYFSDVEGCYFTGDGARRDDDGYYWVIGRIDDVLNVAGHRIGTAEIESTLVSHPAVAEAAAVGRPDDLKGQALVVFVSLRPGFSASPELATKLANHVGQEIGKFARPDQIRFADALPKTRSGKIMRRLLKDVATGRETTGDTSTLEDLSVLAKLRSNEE; the protein is encoded by the coding sequence ATGTCGAACGAAGCCATCGAAAGCTTGCTGAAGGAGACGCGCCGGTTCGATCCGCCGGCCGAGTTCGCCGCGCGCGCGCGCATCACCTCGCGTGAGGCCTACGACGCGCTCTACCGCGAGAGCCTCGACGATCCGGACACGTTCTGGCGTCGCGAGGCGAAGGATCTCGTCTTCCGCACGCCGTGGACGCAGACGGTCGAATGGAACCTCCCGCACGCGAAGTGGTTCCAGGGCGCGACGCTCAACATCTCGGAGAGCTGTCTCGATCGACACATGTCGACGCCGACGCGGAACAAGGCAGCGATCATCTGGGAAGGCGAGTACGGCGAGACGCGCACGCTCACCTACGCGCAGCTCTACCGCGAGACCGTGCTCTTCGCCGACGCGCTCGCGAAGCTCGGCGTGGAGAAGGGCGACCGCGTGGCGATCTACATGGGCATGGTGCCCGAGGTCGCGGTGGCGATGCTCGCGTGTGCGCGGCTCGGCGCGGTGCACACCGTGATCTTCGGCGGCTTCGCGGCGGACGCGATCCGCGACCGCGTGCAGGACTGCCAGGCGAAGGTCGTGATCACGCAGGACGGCGGCTACCGGCGCGGCCACGTGCTCGAGCTGAAGTCGACGGTCGACAAGGCGCTCGCGCAGCCAGAGGCGGCGAGCGTGCAGAAGACCGTCGTGCTGCGCCACCTCGGCGCCGAGAAGTGTCCCGTGACCATGGTCGAGGGGCGTGACGTGTGGTGGCACGACATCGTCGATCCGAACGGGCATGCGCGCCGCGAGGCCACGATCGTCGACGCCGAGCACCCGCTGTTCATCCTCTACACCTCGGGATCGACGGGCAAACCGAAGGGCGTGCTGCACACGACCGCGGGATATCTCGTCGGCACGCACGTCACGACGAAGTACGTCTTCGACCTGCGCGACGACGACGTCTACTGGTGCACGGCCGACGTCGGCTGGGTGACCGGGCACAGCTACATCGTCTACGGCCCGCTCTCGAACGGCGCGACATGTCTTCTCTACGAAGGCGCGCCGAACTTCCCCGACTGGGGCCGCTTCTGGCGCCTCATCGAGCGGCACGGCGTGACCATCCTCTACACCGCGCCCACCGCGATCCGCGCCTTCATGCGCCAGGGCGACGACTGGCCGAAGAAGAGCGATCTTTCGAGCCTGCGCCTGCTCGGCTCGGTCGGCGAGCCGATCAACCCCGAGGCGTGGATCTGGTACCACAAGAACGTCGGCGGCGAGCGTTGCCCCATCGTCGACACGTGGTGGCAAACGGAGACGGGCTCGATCCTCATGACGACGCTGCCCGGCGCAGCCTCGGCGAAGCCCGGATCGACGGGCCTTCCGATGTTCGGCGTGGTGCCGGACGTCGTGACCAAGGAAGGCACGAGCGTCGGCGCGAACGCGGGCGGCATGCTCGTCCTCCGGCAGCCGTGGCCCTCGATGCTGCGCACCGTGTGGGGCGACGACGAGCGCTTCCGCAAGCAGTACTTCAGCGACGTCGAGGGCTGCTACTTCACCGGCGACGGCGCGCGACGTGACGACGACGGCTACTACTGGGTGATCGGCCGCATCGACGACGTCCTGAACGTCGCGGGTCATCGCATCGGCACCGCAGAGATCGAAAGCACGCTCGTCTCGCATCCGGCCGTGGCCGAGGCGGCCGCGGTCGGCCGGCCGGACGACCTCAAGGGCCAGGCGCTCGTGGTCTTCGTCTCGCTCCGCCCCGGCTTTTCAGCGAGCCCGGAGCTCGCGACCAAACTCGCGAACCACGTCGGCCAAGAGATCGGCAAGTTCGCCCGGCCGGATCAGATCCGCTTCGCCGACGCGCTTCCGAAGACGAGGAGCGGCAAGATCATGCGGCGCCTCTTGAAGGACGTGGCCACGGGGCGCGAGACCACCGGCGACACCTCGACCCTCGAAGACCTCAGCGTTCTCGCCAAGCTCCGCTCCAACGAGGAGTAA
- a CDS encoding serine/threonine-protein kinase, with the protein MPAADAPLPDAPTSDGSLVGRDVGKYKILRLVARGGMGAVYEALNTSIGKRVAMKFVDPELARNADAVARFQREAAAASAVESAHIVTIFDSGVTDDGQPFIVMELLRGEDLGHRIKRLGRLDLDAALGVMAQLLRGLCRAHEAGIVHRDLKPDNVFLAERDDETDFVKILDFGISKVRRTGGVPEKTITRQGTVLGTPFYMSPEQSQALPDVDERTDLWSTGAILYECLTGRPPHEGQSYEQVIVNICTKAAPDVRTWNPEVPEAVARFLGKALKRNRDKRFANAREMLEALGAASGGVLPARALRVGDTSSRSSPDLARSTPRVAQTNEASTRPAEEVGTGGPSRVGWSTSSGASGGKERSRALWIALGAGAAALLIGAGVVYSRSTPVSPASPVVTTNATSETHVETTPAPTQETPPEPAQTSETTPAGASTPGPVATNTPETEPTQTPRTTPTSTKKTTKTANAKQPATTPPLTSAKPTATSAKPTATTKVQGVAPQLKLKVE; encoded by the coding sequence ATGCCCGCTGCCGACGCTCCGCTGCCCGACGCCCCGACGAGCGACGGCTCGCTCGTCGGTCGTGACGTGGGCAAATACAAGATCCTCCGCCTCGTCGCGCGGGGCGGCATGGGCGCGGTGTACGAGGCGCTCAACACGAGCATCGGCAAGCGCGTCGCGATGAAGTTCGTCGACCCCGAGCTCGCCCGGAACGCCGACGCCGTGGCGCGTTTCCAGCGCGAGGCCGCGGCCGCGAGCGCGGTCGAGAGCGCGCACATCGTCACGATCTTCGACTCGGGCGTCACCGACGATGGACAACCCTTCATCGTGATGGAGCTGCTCCGCGGCGAGGACCTCGGCCATCGGATCAAGCGCCTCGGACGGCTCGACCTCGATGCCGCGCTCGGCGTCATGGCGCAGCTCCTCCGCGGCCTCTGCCGCGCCCACGAGGCGGGCATCGTTCATCGCGATCTCAAACCCGACAACGTCTTCTTGGCCGAGCGCGACGACGAGACCGACTTCGTCAAGATCCTCGACTTCGGCATCTCCAAGGTGCGACGCACGGGCGGTGTGCCCGAGAAGACGATCACGCGGCAAGGCACGGTGCTCGGCACGCCGTTCTACATGTCGCCCGAGCAATCGCAGGCGCTCCCCGACGTCGACGAGCGCACGGACCTCTGGTCCACGGGCGCGATCCTCTACGAGTGCCTCACGGGGAGGCCGCCGCACGAGGGGCAGTCGTACGAGCAGGTCATCGTGAACATCTGCACGAAGGCCGCGCCCGACGTGCGCACGTGGAACCCCGAGGTGCCCGAAGCCGTGGCGCGTTTCCTCGGGAAGGCGCTCAAGCGCAACCGCGACAAACGTTTCGCGAACGCCCGCGAGATGCTCGAAGCGCTCGGCGCCGCGTCCGGCGGCGTGCTCCCGGCGCGCGCGCTTCGCGTCGGCGACACGAGCTCGCGTTCGTCGCCGGACCTCGCGCGGAGCACACCGCGCGTCGCGCAGACGAACGAGGCCTCGACGCGGCCCGCAGAGGAGGTCGGCACGGGCGGACCGTCACGCGTGGGCTGGTCGACGAGCAGCGGCGCGAGCGGCGGGAAGGAGCGATCTCGCGCGCTCTGGATCGCCTTGGGCGCAGGTGCCGCGGCGCTTTTGATCGGCGCGGGGGTCGTCTACAGCCGCAGCACGCCGGTGTCGCCCGCGTCGCCCGTGGTCACCACGAACGCGACGAGCGAGACGCACGTCGAGACGACGCCCGCACCCACGCAGGAGACGCCCCCCGAGCCCGCGCAGACGAGCGAGACAACCCCCGCAGGTGCGTCGACGCCTGGGCCCGTCGCGACGAACACGCCCGAGACCGAGCCTACGCAGACGCCTCGAACGACGCCGACCTCGACGAAAAAGACCACGAAGACCGCGAACGCCAAGCAACCGGCGACCACGCCTCCGCTGACGAGCGCCAAGCCGACGGCGACGAGCGCCAAGCCGACGGCGACGACGAAGGTTCAGGGCGTCGCCCCGCAGCTCAAGCTGAAGGTGGAATGA
- the grxC gene encoding glutaredoxin 3 yields the protein MSSIMPADVAIYTTPWCPYCHRAKALLSKKNVRFAEIDVDTRPDLRRWLSDATGQRTVPQVFINNRPVGGFTDVATLDQNGKLDALLGEAPPPDLPPLPR from the coding sequence ATGTCCAGCATCATGCCGGCCGACGTCGCCATCTACACGACCCCCTGGTGCCCCTACTGCCACCGCGCGAAAGCCCTGCTTTCCAAGAAGAACGTGCGCTTCGCGGAAATCGACGTCGACACACGGCCCGACCTGCGCCGCTGGCTCTCGGACGCCACGGGTCAGCGCACCGTGCCGCAGGTGTTCATCAACAACCGCCCCGTGGGCGGATTTACGGACGTCGCCACGCTCGATCAAAACGGAAAGCTCGACGCGCTGCTCGGCGAGGCCCCCCCGCCGGACCTGCCGCCGCTGCCGCGCTAA